In a genomic window of Vigna angularis cultivar LongXiaoDou No.4 chromosome 6, ASM1680809v1, whole genome shotgun sequence:
- the LOC108346154 gene encoding inositol phosphorylceramide glucuronosyltransferase 1, whose amino-acid sequence MKPNTVTWWLCSIICILLFCVQFQGCVGSKTKRTDEAYVTLLYGDEFLLGVRVLGKSIRNTGSSKDMVVLVSDGVSDYAKSLLRADGWIVELISLLANPNRVRPKRFWGVYTKLKIFNMTDYKKVVYLDADTIVVKNIDDLFKCVKFCANLKHSERLNSGVMVVEPSQTVFNDMISKIKTTASYTGGDQGFLNSYFSGFPNAHVFEPNLSPEVLNTRPVPEMERLSTLYNADVGLYMLANKWMVDENELRVIHYTLGPLKPWDWWTSWLLKPVDVWQDVREQLEESLPGTGGGQNPKDRFLVKFLFLLPLCALLFLCYRSFMKNPGHFSSFFRSSVCDQVRHLYYKIRSNGPLAYTSISTSATNSIHQLLNGAQNKVPAYLGGVSVCVCFMVAVVSLGLSLLIVPRQVMPWTGLLLMYEWTYTIFFILFGGYLRLIYQWGKMVGSRVASSLSDHDSEKRHQRQVSSCDVATWYYGLGMALLAIAAPSLPCLFGITALFARLGLMVVGGIILASFMTYASEHLAIQSFLKGFDERDITRNSNSCFPC is encoded by the exons ATGAAACCAAACACTGTTACATGGTGGTTATGTTCGATCATTTGCatacttttattttgtgttCAATTTCAAGGGTGTGTGGGATCCAAGACCAAGAGAACGGATGAAGCTTACGTCACTCTTTTGTACGGAGACGAATTCTTGTTGGGTGTTCGAGTTCTGGGAAAATCAATACGTAACACTGGATCCAGCAAGGATATGGTCGTGTTGGTCTCCGATGGTGTCTCTGATTATGCCAAAAGCCTTCTCCGG GCTGACGGGTGGATAGTGGAGTTGATTAGTTTACTGGCGAATCCTAATCGAGTGCGTCCGAAGAGATTTTGGGGTGTCTATACaaagctaaaaatatttaacatgaCTGACTACAAGAAAG TTGTTTACCTTGACGCGGACACTATTGTGGTTAAAAATATTGACGATCTTTTCAAGTGTGTGAAATTCTGTGCAAATTTAAAGCATTCTGAGAGGTTGAACTCGGGAGTCATGGTGGTGGAGCCATCTCAAACTGTTTTTAATGACAtgataagcaaaataaaaactacTGCATCTTACACTGGAG GCGATCAGGGTTTTCTCAATTCATATTTCTCTGGATTTCCCAATGCACATGTTTTTGAGCCGAATTTGAGTCCTGAGGTGTTGAATACCAGACCAGTTCCTGAAATGGAGCGACTATCCACGCTGTACAATGCTGATGTCGGTCTTTACATGCTTGCTAATAAG TGGATGGTAGACGAAAATGAACTCCGTGTGATTCACTATACACTGGGCCCCCTTAAGCCTTGGGACTGGTGGACATCTTGGCTTTTGAAACCTGTTGATGTGTGGCAG GATGTAAGAGAACAGCTTGAGGAATCACTTCCTGGAACTGGAGGGGGGCAAAATCCTAAAGACAGATTTCTTGTGAAATTTCTCTTTTTGCTACCTCTATGTGCCTTACTTTTCTTATGCTATCGTTCATTTATGAAG AATCCCGGGCACTTCAGTTCATTTTTTAGAAGCTCAGTATGTGATCAAGTTAGACACCTTTATTATAAGATTAGATCAAACGGGCCACTTGCTTATACTAGTATTTCGACATCAGCGACTAATTCAATCCATCAG CTCTTGAATGGCGCTCAGAACAAGGTTCCTGCTTATTTGGGTGGTGTTTCTGTCTGTGTTTGTTTTATGGTTGCAGTGGTGTCTCTGGGATTATCCCTCTTGATTGTTCCTCGGCAAGTGATGCCATGGACTGGATTGCTTTTGATGTATGAGTGGACGTACACAATTTTCTTTATACTATTTGGAGGTTATCTCCGTTTGATTTATCAGTGGGGAAAAATGGTGGGATCACGAGTAGCATCCTCCTTGTCAGATCATGATTCTGAAAAGC GTCATCAGCGACAGGTGTCATCTTGTGACGTTGCTACATGGTACTATGGTTTAGGGATGGCTTTGTTGGCCATTGCAGCTCCATCATTGCCTTGTCTTTTTGGAATAACTGCCTTGTTTGCAAG GTTAGGATTGATGGTTGTTGGTGGCATAATCTTGGCTTCTTTCATGACATATGCTTCTGAACATCTTGCTATCCAATCATTTCTTAAAGGCTTTGATGAACGTGACATTACTCGAAACAGCAACTCGTGTTTCCCATGTTGA
- the LOC108344787 gene encoding uncharacterized protein LOC108344787 isoform X1, whose protein sequence is MDWAFVHKTWDKWASTNVGYSGHPLKAALLINHDPTGPSRLLSTIAAQEGIKANPIELSNFMDFIKQNKLHTELFVIGSNQYLVTTIHENWFSARCINTSKPAGEGVIVIQTAAYILVALYEGSIGPASRAMAAADQLTWQLGRKNL, encoded by the exons ATGGATTGGGCGTTCGTGCATAAAACATGGGATAAGTGGGCTTCTACCAACGTTGGGTATTCTG GTCATCCGTTAAAAGCTGCTTTGCTAATCAACCATGACCCCACTGGACCATCTCGATTGTTATCTACCAT TGCTGCACAAGAAGGAATAAAAGCTAATCCCATTGAATTGAGTAACTTTATGGACTTCATCAAACAAAATAAGCTCCATACAGAGCTCTTCGTTATTGGATCCAATCAGT ACTTGGTCACAACAATTCATGAGAACTGGTTTAGTGCAAGGTGTATAAACACGTCAAAGCCCGCTGGTGAAGGTGTTATTGTTATACAAACAGCAGCATACATCTTGGTTGCTCT GTATGAAGGTTCCATCGGTCCAGCATCTCGTGCTATGGCAGCTGCTGATCAGTTAACTTGGCAATTAGGACGAAAAAATCTTTAA
- the LOC108344787 gene encoding uncharacterized protein LOC108344787 isoform X2 codes for MSCPVNITVSIQQSCYCYIIFFNPKAKVVVTFAAQEGIKANPIELSNFMDFIKQNKLHTELFVIGSNQYLVTTIHENWFSARCINTSKPAGEGVIVIQTAAYILVALYEGSIGPASRAMAAADQLTWQLGRKNL; via the exons ATGTCCTGCCCGGTTAATATCACTGTATCGATTCAGCAAAGCTGCTACtgttacattatattttttaatccaaAAGCAAAAGTAGTTGTGACATT TGCTGCACAAGAAGGAATAAAAGCTAATCCCATTGAATTGAGTAACTTTATGGACTTCATCAAACAAAATAAGCTCCATACAGAGCTCTTCGTTATTGGATCCAATCAGT ACTTGGTCACAACAATTCATGAGAACTGGTTTAGTGCAAGGTGTATAAACACGTCAAAGCCCGCTGGTGAAGGTGTTATTGTTATACAAACAGCAGCATACATCTTGGTTGCTCT GTATGAAGGTTCCATCGGTCCAGCATCTCGTGCTATGGCAGCTGCTGATCAGTTAACTTGGCAATTAGGACGAAAAAATCTTTAA
- the LOC108344787 gene encoding uncharacterized protein LOC108344787 isoform X3, giving the protein MHICHPLKAALLINHDPTGPSRLLSTIAAQEGIKANPIELSNFMDFIKQNKLHTELFVIGSNQYLVTTIHENWFSARCINTSKPAGEGVIVIQTAAYILVALYEGSIGPASRAMAAADQLTWQLGRKNL; this is encoded by the exons ATGCACATAT GTCATCCGTTAAAAGCTGCTTTGCTAATCAACCATGACCCCACTGGACCATCTCGATTGTTATCTACCAT TGCTGCACAAGAAGGAATAAAAGCTAATCCCATTGAATTGAGTAACTTTATGGACTTCATCAAACAAAATAAGCTCCATACAGAGCTCTTCGTTATTGGATCCAATCAGT ACTTGGTCACAACAATTCATGAGAACTGGTTTAGTGCAAGGTGTATAAACACGTCAAAGCCCGCTGGTGAAGGTGTTATTGTTATACAAACAGCAGCATACATCTTGGTTGCTCT GTATGAAGGTTCCATCGGTCCAGCATCTCGTGCTATGGCAGCTGCTGATCAGTTAACTTGGCAATTAGGACGAAAAAATCTTTAA
- the LOC108344317 gene encoding uncharacterized protein LOC108344317 — MAQIGPYQLIEINVISAQDLPQVSKPVRAYAVGWVHPDRRLTTQVDHEGNTNPTWDEKFVFRVDDHLLNSDNAVIMMEIYAQTWLSPVLIGTVAVHVSNLLPKSRKPKPRFVALQILRPSGRPRGNLNIGITLLDNTMRNMPLYSELSSSGDDELMETRKNKKVITEEDREKHSPLETASVLTLQRCQNEKNDSTINDYTYRGTAKRYGYDEQDSEMGVRKGGVSNEDSLISDVGPSTSVVAAAIAKGWYPMPPPRTAESSMVDGWSVNSGNEAVVKKMEKWRAELSPAFEDYGEERMKLRQTPQREGRTPKREGRTPQRVGKTPLRVGKTPHHVRKTPQRVVQTPRRGVRRREPFSCFGTVFGCEITITCAKGNRQRNNGDEKSRLTAESSELTYDESFI; from the coding sequence ATGGCCCAGATTGGACCATACCAGCTCATAGAAATCAATGTGATTTCGGCCCAAGATCTACCCCAGGTCTCCAAACCCGTTCGGGCTTACGCTGTGGGCTGGGTCCACCCAGACCGCAGACTTACCACCCAAGTTGACCATGAGGGTAACACCAACCCCACGTGGGACGAGAAGTTCGTGTTCCGCGTTGATGACCACCTCCTCAATTCCGACAACGCAGTCATCATGATGGAAATCTACGCTCAGACATGGCTAAGCCCCGTCCTCATCGGCACCGTCGCCGTTCACGTCTCCAACCTCCTCCCCAAAAGCCGGAAACCAAAGCCCCGCTTTGTCGCGCTCCAGATTCTCCGCCCCTCCGGTCGCCCCCGGGGAAATCTCAACATCGGTATCACCCTCCTCGACAACACCATGCGGAACATGCCACTCTATTCCGAACTCAGCTCCTCCGGAGACGATGAACTAATGGAAActaggaaaaacaaaaaagtaattaCCGAGGAGGACCGTGAAAAGCACTCGCCTTTGGAAACTGCTAGTGTTTTGACGCTGCAACGTTGTCAGAACGAGAAAAACGATTCCACCATCAATGACTACACCTACCGCGGGACTGCGAAACGTTACGGCTACGATGAGCAGGATTCGGAAATGGGTGTGCGGAAAGGCGGCGTCTCCAACGAAGACTCGCTCATTTCGGACGTGGGGCCCTCGACATCGGTGGTAGCTGCGGCGATCGCGAAGGGGTGGTACCCCATGCCGCCGCCGCGTACGGCCGAAAGTTCTATGGTTGACGGGTGGTCGGTGAATAGCGGGAATGAGGCTGtggtgaagaagatggagaAGTGGAGGGCGGAGCTTTCTCCGGCATTTGAGGATTACGGTGAGGAGCGGATGAAGCTTCGGCAGACGCCGCAGCGCGAGGGGAGGACGCCGAAACGCGAGGGGAGGACGCCGCAACGCGTGGGGAAGACTCCGCTGCGCGTGGGGAAGACGCCGCATCACGTGAGAAAGACGCCTCAGCGCGTGGTACAGACGCCTAGGCGTGGGGTGAGGCGCCGCGAGCCGTTCTCGTGCTTTGGAACGGTGTTTGGGTGTGAGATAACGATTACTTGCGCGAAGGGGAACCGGCAGAGGAATAACGGAGATGAAAAGAGTCGTCTGACTGCGGAGTCGTCTGAACTGACCTACGATGAATCGTTTATTTGA